In Accipiter gentilis chromosome 17, bAccGen1.1, whole genome shotgun sequence, one DNA window encodes the following:
- the RCC1 gene encoding regulator of chromosome condensation codes for MPGKRTAKKSPVPEDESPGRKKIKICHSSHRTQPGLVLTLGQGDVGQLGLGEDVMERKKPALVPLPEMVVQVEAGGMHTVCLSQTGKIYTFGCNDEGALGRDTSAEGSETTPGLVELQEKVVQVSAGDSHTAALTEDGRVFVWGSFRDNNGVIGLLEPMKTSSLPVLLQLSAPVIKIVSGNDHLVMLTVDGDLFTCGCGEQGQLGRVPALFANRGGRKGLQRLLVPQRVPVKGKGNRGKMRFQDAFCGAYFTFAITQEGHIYGFGLSNYHQLGTQGTEPCFSPQNLTCFKNSTKSWVGFSGGQHHTVCVDSEGKAYSLGRAEYGRLGLGAGAEEKSTPTVIPELPSISSVACGASVGYAVSSDGRAFAWGMGTNYQLGTGEEDDVWSPVEMTGKQLENRTVLAVSSGGQHTVLLVKDKEQS; via the exons ATGCCAGGGAAACGCACTGCGAAGAAGAGCCCGGTGCCAGAAGACGAGTCTCCTGGAAGGAAGAAgattaaaa TCTGCCACTCATCCCACCGCACACAGCCCGGCCTGGTGCTGacgctggggcagggggatgttGGCCAGCTGGGCCTGGGGGAGGACGTGATGGAGAGGAAGAAGCCGGCCCTGGTGCCGCTGCCGGAGATGGTGGTGCAGGTGGAAGCCGGAGGGATGCATACGGTGTGCCTCAGCCAGACGGGAAAA ATCTACACCTTTGGCTGCAATGATGAAGGCGCCCTCGGGCGTGACACCTCAGCAGAAGGGTCGGAGACCACACCGGGGCTGGTGGAGCTGCAGGAAAAGGTGGTGCAGGTCTCTGCAGGGGACAGTCACACGGCCGCGCTGACAGAGGACGGCAGGGTTTTTGTCTGGGGTTCTTTTCGG GATAACAACGGGGTGATCGGCTTGCTGGAGCCCATGAAGACGAGCTCCCTTCCTGTGCTGCTCCAGCTCAGTGCACCTGTCATTAAAATTGTCTCAG GGAATGACCACTTAGTGATGCTGACGGTGGACGGTGACCTCTTTACGTGTGGCTGCGGcgagcagggccagctggggAGAGTGCCGGCGCTCTTTGCCAAccgaggaggaaggaaagggctgC AGCGCCTGCTGGTCCCCCAGCGCGTCCCTGTCAAAGGCAAAGGCAACAGAGGCAAAATGCGCTTCCAGGATGCCTTTTGCGGGGCTTACTTCACCTTCGCCATCACACAGGAGGGACACATCTATGGATTTGGCCTCTCCAACTACCACCAGCTGG GGACCCAGGGCACCGAGCCCTGCTTCTCCCCGCAGAACCTGACATGCTTCAAGAACTCCACCAAGTCCTGGGTCGGGTTCTCCGGTGGGCAGCACCACACAGTGTGCGTCGACTCAGAGG GTAAAGCCTACAGCCTGGGCAGGGCAGAGTACGGCCGGCTGGGCCTTGGGGCTGGGGCGGAGGAGAAGAGCACACCCACGGTCATCCCAGAGCTCCCCAGCATCTCTTCTGTCGCGTGCGGTGCGTCAGTCGGCTACGCCGTCAGCAGTGACG GACGAGCATTTGCCTGGGGCATGGGCACCAACTACCAGCTGGGCACAGGGGAGGAGGATGATGTCTGGAGCCCTGTGGAGATGACGGGCAAGCAGCTGGAAAACCGCACGGTCCTGGCCGTGTCCAGCGGTGGCCAACACACAGTGCTGCTGGTCAAGGACAAGGAGCAGAGTTGA